The proteins below come from a single Kryptolebias marmoratus isolate JLee-2015 linkage group LG12, ASM164957v2, whole genome shotgun sequence genomic window:
- the recql5 gene encoding ATP-dependent DNA helicase Q5 isoform X3 — MTTSLKQALKSHFGFDNFRSTTQENVVKAVIRGDKDVFVCMPTGAGKSLCYQLPAMLSEGITLVISPLIALIQDQVDHLKELNIPACSINSKLPANERRLILADLGSRSPKLKLLYITPEMVASPSFQPCLTGLCSRGLLSYLAVDEAHCVSQWGHDFRPDYLKLGELRARLAGVPCLALTATAPRNVQEDIVQSLRLRLPLFFVTPVFRNNLHYDVIFRELLPNPYAHLHGFITQALTTSSGSEGQGCGIVYCRTRDGCETVAYQLTKLGVLAKPYHAGLKAGDRTEVQNEWMQGKVLVIVATISFGMGVDKANVRFVAHWNLAKSLASYYQESGRAGRDGLPSSCRTYYSPKDKEQLNFLIRKEVTRRQEKRGSAKESDKAAIADFEAMVSFCVQESCRHATISRFFGDKTPNCTGACDFCRNPKAVRAQLERAAALSSETEAAQGREPTGPFGFHPDIYEGGKKGYGFERYDEGEGGSGEDDARKRKKEFSDLFKKQMNLRKGSSGQTEDFSPPGSDCPLREASSQRIPRLTVKVTRHIPHRCCIHLPGWQERCQTREHCLQRLQEALRAQQGAEDAFNLMVAVDLEHEVFKSSKSSNLYKAAIVKKVSEMTKAGGDKRPGGSDLGGAEAKLQEDAGSSSLYPEELQGFTSASEIYSMKRKRVGAGSRGSSTHFLSAKDLLKPELVPNRQTENGGFFTDRSEESDARGFREGVKEARTEPPIRARASAAAAPPSSPAKGGRAASRKQQKLAQAAKTSCDILQYFAKKQAAERSCEGREEEEEAGGAAMARAVGAAAPEESANREQHESSPVTSESPDLILVEPEREVIVLSDEEEQEEQEVDNSKPEQETCQQETCQQDTTSITEQENAEEEEANPPLIQEVTGDAEADKEPSPPAKRRRPAAEHRRRVTFNPTVQEKSPQPVHEPPKPATLKEAADVVVHYLDPFYKQGKFATKELFKSFARYLSHLLAEGGNQGKDQVKGEAKVLIRRFFSRVQRCESEADWQHLKTPESKE, encoded by the exons ATGACAACAAGTTTAAAACAGGCTTTAAAATCCCACTTTGGGTTCGACAACTTCAGGTCTACAACACAGGAAAATGTTGTCAAAGCCGTCATTAGAG GTGACAAAGACGTTTTTGTGTGCATGCCCACTGGAGCAGGGAAGTCTCTGTGCTATCAGCTCCCTGCAATGCTGTCTGAGGGCATTACTCTGGTTATATCCCCTCTGATCGCCCTAATACAG gACCAAGTAGATCatctgaaggagctgaacatCCCTGCCTGCTCCATTAACTCCAAGCTCCCAGCAAACGAGCGCCGTCTGATCCTGGCCGACCTGGGAAGCAGGAGCCCGAAGCTGAAGCTTCTCTACATCACTCCAGAAATGGTGGCGTCGCCCTCGTTCCAGCCCTGCCTCACGGGCCTGTGTTCCCGTGGCCTGCTGTCCTACCTGGCTGTGGACGAGGCCCACTGCGTCTCCCAGTGGGGCCACGACTTCCGGCCGGACTACCTCAAACTGGGTGAGCTGCGGGCTCGCTTGGCGGGAGTTCCCTGCTTGGCTCTGACGGCGACAGCGCCCCGGAATGTACAAGAAGACATCGTTCAGTCCCTGAGGCTGCGCTTGCCGCTGTTTTTCGTCACACCTGTTTTCCGCAACAACTTGCACTATGACGTGATCTTCCGGGAGCTGCTGCCAAATCCTTACGCCCACCTCCACGGCTTCATCACACAGGCACTAACTACAAGTAGTGGATCTGAAGGACAG GGGTGTGGGATTGTTTACTGTCGAACCAGAGACGGCTGTGAAACGGTTGCCTACCAGCTGACGAAGCTCGGAGTCCTGGCCAAGCCGTACCATGCAG gtTTAAAGGCAGGGGATCGCACCGAGGTGCAGAATGAGTGGATGCAGGGGAAGGTGCTGGTCATCGTGGCGACCATCAGCTTTGGGATGGGGGTCGATAAGGCGAACGTCAG GTTCGTCGCTCACTGGAACCTCGCCAAGTCTCTGGCCAGTTACTACCAGGAGTCTGGGCGAGCAGGCCGCGACGGACTGCCCTCCTCGTGTCGCACGTACTACTCCCCAAAGGACAAGGAGCAACTTAACTTCCTCATCCGCAAGGAAGTCACCCGCAGACAG GAAAAAAGAGGCTCTGCAAAGGAGTCGGACAAAGCAGCCATTGCAGACTTCGAAGCCATGGTGTCGTTTTGTGTCCAAGAGAG TTGTCGCCACGCCACCATCTCCAGGTTCTTCGGGGACAAGACGCCGAACTGCACGGGCGCCTGCGACTTCTGCCGTAACCCCAAAGCGGTCCGAGCCCAGCTGGAGCGGGCGGCGGCGCTCAGCTCCGAGACCGAGGCGGCTCAGGGCAGGGAGCCCACGGGCCCGTTCGGCTTCCATCCGGACATTTACGAAGGAGGGAAGAAAGGCTATGGCTTCGAAAG GTATGACGAAGGGGAGGGAGGAAGTGGCGAAGACGATGccagaaagaggaagaaggagTTTTCTGACCTCTTCAAGAAGCAGATGAACCTGAGGAAG GGCTCCAGCGGCCAGACGGAGGACTTTTCTCCACCAG GCTCGGACTGCCCGCTCAGGGAGGCCAGCAGCCAGAGGATCCCCAGGCTCACCGTGAAGGTAACGAGACACATTCCTCATCGGTGCTGCATTCATTTACCCGGCTGGCAGGAACGCTGTCAG ACCCGAGAGCACTGCCTGCAGCGCCTGCAGGAGGCGCTGCGAGCCCAGCAGGGGGCAGAAGATGCATTCAA TCTGATGGTAGCGGTGGATCTCGAACACGAGGTCTTCAAAAGCAGCAAATCCTCCAACTTATACAAAGCTGCTATCGTAAAGAAG GTATCTGAGATGACAAAAGCGGGGGGAGACAAACGACCAGGCGGCAGCGATTTGGGAGGAGCCGAGGCGAAACTCCAAGAGGATGCAGGCTCGTCTTCTTTATATCCCGAGGAGCTGCAGGGATTCACCTCCGCTTCGGAGATCTACTCT ATGAAGCGGAAGCGAGTCGGAGCAGGCTCGAGGGGTTCCTCTACCCACTTCCTCAGCGCCAAGGATCTCCTGAAGCCAGAGCTCGTTCCCAACAGGCAGACGGAAAACGGTGGATTCTTCACCGACCGCTCCGAGGAATCAGACGCCAGAGGGTTCAGAGAGGGAGTCAAAGAGGCGAGAACCGAACCGCCGATCAGAGCCCGAGCCTCGGCTGCCGCTGCCCCTCCGAGCAGCCCGGCAAAAGGAGGCAGAGCGGcgagcaggaagcagcagaagcTGGCCCAAGCCGCGAAGACGTCCTGCGACATTTTGCAGTACTTCGCGAAGAAACAAGCGGCGGAGCGGAGCTGCGAAGGgcgagaggaagaggaggaagcaggTGGTGCTGCGATGGCTCGGGCAGTCGGCGCAGCAGCTCCGGAAGAAAGCGCCAACCGGGAGCAACACGAGAGCAGCCCCGTCACATCGGAGAGCCCCGATCTGATCCTGGTGGAGCCTGAAAGAGAGGTCATCGTTTTATCTGACGAGGAAGAGCAGGAAGAGCAGGAAGTGGACAACTCAAAGCCAGAGCAAGAGACGTGTCAGCAAGAGACGTGTCAGCAAGACACAACGTCCATCACAGA ACAAGAGAacgctgaagaagaagaagctaaCCCTCCTTTAATTCAGGAG GTCACGGGCGACGCAGAAGCGGACAAAGAGCCGTCTCCTCCAGCAAAGCGCCGCCGGCCCGCAGCCGAGCACAGGAGGCGGGTGACATTCAACCCCACTGTGCAGGAGAAGTCCCCGCAGCCGGTCCACGAACCGCCGAAACCCGCCACCCTGAAGGAGGCGGCTGATGTCGTGGTCCATTACCTGGACCCCTTTTACAAACAGGGAAAGTTTGCCACTAAG GAGCTGTTCAAGTCTTTTGCTCGCTACTTGTCCCACCTGCTGGCAGAGGGCGGTAATCAGGGAAAGGACCAAG TTAAAGGTGAAGCCAAAGTTCTCATCAGGAGGTTCTTCAGCAGAGTCCAGCGCTGCGAGAGCGAGGCGGACTGGCAGCACCTCAAAACTCCGGAGAGCAAGGAGTGA
- the recql5 gene encoding ATP-dependent DNA helicase Q5 isoform X1 — translation MTTSLKQALKSHFGFDNFRSTTQENVVKAVIRGDKDVFVCMPTGAGKSLCYQLPAMLSEGITLVISPLIALIQDQVDHLKELNIPACSINSKLPANERRLILADLGSRSPKLKLLYITPEMVASPSFQPCLTGLCSRGLLSYLAVDEAHCVSQWGHDFRPDYLKLGELRARLAGVPCLALTATAPRNVQEDIVQSLRLRLPLFFVTPVFRNNLHYDVIFRELLPNPYAHLHGFITQALTTSSGSEGQGCGIVYCRTRDGCETVAYQLTKLGVLAKPYHAGKSFRPVYVGCENAAILVSGVKFYFCCCFAGLKAGDRTEVQNEWMQGKVLVIVATISFGMGVDKANVRFVAHWNLAKSLASYYQESGRAGRDGLPSSCRTYYSPKDKEQLNFLIRKEVTRRQEKRGSAKESDKAAIADFEAMVSFCVQESCRHATISRFFGDKTPNCTGACDFCRNPKAVRAQLERAAALSSETEAAQGREPTGPFGFHPDIYEGGKKGYGFERYDEGEGGSGEDDARKRKKEFSDLFKKQMNLRKGSSGQTEDFSPPGSDCPLREASSQRIPRLTVKVTRHIPHRCCIHLPGWQERCQTREHCLQRLQEALRAQQGAEDAFNLMVAVDLEHEVFKSSKSSNLYKAAIVKKVSEMTKAGGDKRPGGSDLGGAEAKLQEDAGSSSLYPEELQGFTSASEIYSMKRKRVGAGSRGSSTHFLSAKDLLKPELVPNRQTENGGFFTDRSEESDARGFREGVKEARTEPPIRARASAAAAPPSSPAKGGRAASRKQQKLAQAAKTSCDILQYFAKKQAAERSCEGREEEEEAGGAAMARAVGAAAPEESANREQHESSPVTSESPDLILVEPEREVIVLSDEEEQEEQEVDNSKPEQETCQQETCQQDTTSITEQENAEEEEANPPLIQEVTGDAEADKEPSPPAKRRRPAAEHRRRVTFNPTVQEKSPQPVHEPPKPATLKEAADVVVHYLDPFYKQGKFATKELFKSFARYLSHLLAEGGNQGKDQVKGEAKVLIRRFFSRVQRCESEADWQHLKTPESKE, via the exons ATGACAACAAGTTTAAAACAGGCTTTAAAATCCCACTTTGGGTTCGACAACTTCAGGTCTACAACACAGGAAAATGTTGTCAAAGCCGTCATTAGAG GTGACAAAGACGTTTTTGTGTGCATGCCCACTGGAGCAGGGAAGTCTCTGTGCTATCAGCTCCCTGCAATGCTGTCTGAGGGCATTACTCTGGTTATATCCCCTCTGATCGCCCTAATACAG gACCAAGTAGATCatctgaaggagctgaacatCCCTGCCTGCTCCATTAACTCCAAGCTCCCAGCAAACGAGCGCCGTCTGATCCTGGCCGACCTGGGAAGCAGGAGCCCGAAGCTGAAGCTTCTCTACATCACTCCAGAAATGGTGGCGTCGCCCTCGTTCCAGCCCTGCCTCACGGGCCTGTGTTCCCGTGGCCTGCTGTCCTACCTGGCTGTGGACGAGGCCCACTGCGTCTCCCAGTGGGGCCACGACTTCCGGCCGGACTACCTCAAACTGGGTGAGCTGCGGGCTCGCTTGGCGGGAGTTCCCTGCTTGGCTCTGACGGCGACAGCGCCCCGGAATGTACAAGAAGACATCGTTCAGTCCCTGAGGCTGCGCTTGCCGCTGTTTTTCGTCACACCTGTTTTCCGCAACAACTTGCACTATGACGTGATCTTCCGGGAGCTGCTGCCAAATCCTTACGCCCACCTCCACGGCTTCATCACACAGGCACTAACTACAAGTAGTGGATCTGAAGGACAG GGGTGTGGGATTGTTTACTGTCGAACCAGAGACGGCTGTGAAACGGTTGCCTACCAGCTGACGAAGCTCGGAGTCCTGGCCAAGCCGTACCATGCAGGTAAGAGCTTTAGACCTGTATATGTGGGATGTGAAAACGCAGCTATTTTGGTCTCAGgtgttaagttttatttttgttgttgttttgcaggtTTAAAGGCAGGGGATCGCACCGAGGTGCAGAATGAGTGGATGCAGGGGAAGGTGCTGGTCATCGTGGCGACCATCAGCTTTGGGATGGGGGTCGATAAGGCGAACGTCAG GTTCGTCGCTCACTGGAACCTCGCCAAGTCTCTGGCCAGTTACTACCAGGAGTCTGGGCGAGCAGGCCGCGACGGACTGCCCTCCTCGTGTCGCACGTACTACTCCCCAAAGGACAAGGAGCAACTTAACTTCCTCATCCGCAAGGAAGTCACCCGCAGACAG GAAAAAAGAGGCTCTGCAAAGGAGTCGGACAAAGCAGCCATTGCAGACTTCGAAGCCATGGTGTCGTTTTGTGTCCAAGAGAG TTGTCGCCACGCCACCATCTCCAGGTTCTTCGGGGACAAGACGCCGAACTGCACGGGCGCCTGCGACTTCTGCCGTAACCCCAAAGCGGTCCGAGCCCAGCTGGAGCGGGCGGCGGCGCTCAGCTCCGAGACCGAGGCGGCTCAGGGCAGGGAGCCCACGGGCCCGTTCGGCTTCCATCCGGACATTTACGAAGGAGGGAAGAAAGGCTATGGCTTCGAAAG GTATGACGAAGGGGAGGGAGGAAGTGGCGAAGACGATGccagaaagaggaagaaggagTTTTCTGACCTCTTCAAGAAGCAGATGAACCTGAGGAAG GGCTCCAGCGGCCAGACGGAGGACTTTTCTCCACCAG GCTCGGACTGCCCGCTCAGGGAGGCCAGCAGCCAGAGGATCCCCAGGCTCACCGTGAAGGTAACGAGACACATTCCTCATCGGTGCTGCATTCATTTACCCGGCTGGCAGGAACGCTGTCAG ACCCGAGAGCACTGCCTGCAGCGCCTGCAGGAGGCGCTGCGAGCCCAGCAGGGGGCAGAAGATGCATTCAA TCTGATGGTAGCGGTGGATCTCGAACACGAGGTCTTCAAAAGCAGCAAATCCTCCAACTTATACAAAGCTGCTATCGTAAAGAAG GTATCTGAGATGACAAAAGCGGGGGGAGACAAACGACCAGGCGGCAGCGATTTGGGAGGAGCCGAGGCGAAACTCCAAGAGGATGCAGGCTCGTCTTCTTTATATCCCGAGGAGCTGCAGGGATTCACCTCCGCTTCGGAGATCTACTCT ATGAAGCGGAAGCGAGTCGGAGCAGGCTCGAGGGGTTCCTCTACCCACTTCCTCAGCGCCAAGGATCTCCTGAAGCCAGAGCTCGTTCCCAACAGGCAGACGGAAAACGGTGGATTCTTCACCGACCGCTCCGAGGAATCAGACGCCAGAGGGTTCAGAGAGGGAGTCAAAGAGGCGAGAACCGAACCGCCGATCAGAGCCCGAGCCTCGGCTGCCGCTGCCCCTCCGAGCAGCCCGGCAAAAGGAGGCAGAGCGGcgagcaggaagcagcagaagcTGGCCCAAGCCGCGAAGACGTCCTGCGACATTTTGCAGTACTTCGCGAAGAAACAAGCGGCGGAGCGGAGCTGCGAAGGgcgagaggaagaggaggaagcaggTGGTGCTGCGATGGCTCGGGCAGTCGGCGCAGCAGCTCCGGAAGAAAGCGCCAACCGGGAGCAACACGAGAGCAGCCCCGTCACATCGGAGAGCCCCGATCTGATCCTGGTGGAGCCTGAAAGAGAGGTCATCGTTTTATCTGACGAGGAAGAGCAGGAAGAGCAGGAAGTGGACAACTCAAAGCCAGAGCAAGAGACGTGTCAGCAAGAGACGTGTCAGCAAGACACAACGTCCATCACAGA ACAAGAGAacgctgaagaagaagaagctaaCCCTCCTTTAATTCAGGAG GTCACGGGCGACGCAGAAGCGGACAAAGAGCCGTCTCCTCCAGCAAAGCGCCGCCGGCCCGCAGCCGAGCACAGGAGGCGGGTGACATTCAACCCCACTGTGCAGGAGAAGTCCCCGCAGCCGGTCCACGAACCGCCGAAACCCGCCACCCTGAAGGAGGCGGCTGATGTCGTGGTCCATTACCTGGACCCCTTTTACAAACAGGGAAAGTTTGCCACTAAG GAGCTGTTCAAGTCTTTTGCTCGCTACTTGTCCCACCTGCTGGCAGAGGGCGGTAATCAGGGAAAGGACCAAG TTAAAGGTGAAGCCAAAGTTCTCATCAGGAGGTTCTTCAGCAGAGTCCAGCGCTGCGAGAGCGAGGCGGACTGGCAGCACCTCAAAACTCCGGAGAGCAAGGAGTGA
- the recql5 gene encoding ATP-dependent DNA helicase Q5 isoform X2, with protein MTTSLKQALKSHFGFDNFRSTTQENVVKAVIRGDKDVFVCMPTGAGKSLCYQLPAMLSEGITLVISPLIALIQDQVDHLKELNIPACSINSKLPANERRLILADLGSRSPKLKLLYITPEMVASPSFQPCLTGLCSRGLLSYLAVDEAHCVSQWGHDFRPDYLKLGELRARLAGVPCLALTATAPRNVQEDIVQSLRLRLPLFFVTPVFRNNLHYDVIFRELLPNPYAHLHGFITQALTTSSGSEGQGCGIVYCRTRDGCETVAYQLTKLGVLAKPYHAGKSFRPVYVGCENAAILVSGVKFYFCCCFAGLKAGDRTEVQNEWMQGKVLVIVATISFGMGVDKANVRFVAHWNLAKSLASYYQESGRAGRDGLPSSCRTYYSPKDKEQLNFLIRKEVTRRQEKRGSAKESDKAAIADFEAMVSFCVQESCRHATISRFFGDKTPNCTGACDFCRNPKAVRAQLERAAALSSETEAAQGREPTGPFGFHPDIYEGGKKGYGFERYDEGEGGSGEDDARKRKKEFSDLFKKQMNLRKGSSGQTEDFSPPGSDCPLREASSQRIPRLTVKTREHCLQRLQEALRAQQGAEDAFNLMVAVDLEHEVFKSSKSSNLYKAAIVKKVSEMTKAGGDKRPGGSDLGGAEAKLQEDAGSSSLYPEELQGFTSASEIYSMKRKRVGAGSRGSSTHFLSAKDLLKPELVPNRQTENGGFFTDRSEESDARGFREGVKEARTEPPIRARASAAAAPPSSPAKGGRAASRKQQKLAQAAKTSCDILQYFAKKQAAERSCEGREEEEEAGGAAMARAVGAAAPEESANREQHESSPVTSESPDLILVEPEREVIVLSDEEEQEEQEVDNSKPEQETCQQETCQQDTTSITEQENAEEEEANPPLIQEVTGDAEADKEPSPPAKRRRPAAEHRRRVTFNPTVQEKSPQPVHEPPKPATLKEAADVVVHYLDPFYKQGKFATKELFKSFARYLSHLLAEGGNQGKDQVKGEAKVLIRRFFSRVQRCESEADWQHLKTPESKE; from the exons ATGACAACAAGTTTAAAACAGGCTTTAAAATCCCACTTTGGGTTCGACAACTTCAGGTCTACAACACAGGAAAATGTTGTCAAAGCCGTCATTAGAG GTGACAAAGACGTTTTTGTGTGCATGCCCACTGGAGCAGGGAAGTCTCTGTGCTATCAGCTCCCTGCAATGCTGTCTGAGGGCATTACTCTGGTTATATCCCCTCTGATCGCCCTAATACAG gACCAAGTAGATCatctgaaggagctgaacatCCCTGCCTGCTCCATTAACTCCAAGCTCCCAGCAAACGAGCGCCGTCTGATCCTGGCCGACCTGGGAAGCAGGAGCCCGAAGCTGAAGCTTCTCTACATCACTCCAGAAATGGTGGCGTCGCCCTCGTTCCAGCCCTGCCTCACGGGCCTGTGTTCCCGTGGCCTGCTGTCCTACCTGGCTGTGGACGAGGCCCACTGCGTCTCCCAGTGGGGCCACGACTTCCGGCCGGACTACCTCAAACTGGGTGAGCTGCGGGCTCGCTTGGCGGGAGTTCCCTGCTTGGCTCTGACGGCGACAGCGCCCCGGAATGTACAAGAAGACATCGTTCAGTCCCTGAGGCTGCGCTTGCCGCTGTTTTTCGTCACACCTGTTTTCCGCAACAACTTGCACTATGACGTGATCTTCCGGGAGCTGCTGCCAAATCCTTACGCCCACCTCCACGGCTTCATCACACAGGCACTAACTACAAGTAGTGGATCTGAAGGACAG GGGTGTGGGATTGTTTACTGTCGAACCAGAGACGGCTGTGAAACGGTTGCCTACCAGCTGACGAAGCTCGGAGTCCTGGCCAAGCCGTACCATGCAGGTAAGAGCTTTAGACCTGTATATGTGGGATGTGAAAACGCAGCTATTTTGGTCTCAGgtgttaagttttatttttgttgttgttttgcaggtTTAAAGGCAGGGGATCGCACCGAGGTGCAGAATGAGTGGATGCAGGGGAAGGTGCTGGTCATCGTGGCGACCATCAGCTTTGGGATGGGGGTCGATAAGGCGAACGTCAG GTTCGTCGCTCACTGGAACCTCGCCAAGTCTCTGGCCAGTTACTACCAGGAGTCTGGGCGAGCAGGCCGCGACGGACTGCCCTCCTCGTGTCGCACGTACTACTCCCCAAAGGACAAGGAGCAACTTAACTTCCTCATCCGCAAGGAAGTCACCCGCAGACAG GAAAAAAGAGGCTCTGCAAAGGAGTCGGACAAAGCAGCCATTGCAGACTTCGAAGCCATGGTGTCGTTTTGTGTCCAAGAGAG TTGTCGCCACGCCACCATCTCCAGGTTCTTCGGGGACAAGACGCCGAACTGCACGGGCGCCTGCGACTTCTGCCGTAACCCCAAAGCGGTCCGAGCCCAGCTGGAGCGGGCGGCGGCGCTCAGCTCCGAGACCGAGGCGGCTCAGGGCAGGGAGCCCACGGGCCCGTTCGGCTTCCATCCGGACATTTACGAAGGAGGGAAGAAAGGCTATGGCTTCGAAAG GTATGACGAAGGGGAGGGAGGAAGTGGCGAAGACGATGccagaaagaggaagaaggagTTTTCTGACCTCTTCAAGAAGCAGATGAACCTGAGGAAG GGCTCCAGCGGCCAGACGGAGGACTTTTCTCCACCAG GCTCGGACTGCCCGCTCAGGGAGGCCAGCAGCCAGAGGATCCCCAGGCTCACCGTGAAG ACCCGAGAGCACTGCCTGCAGCGCCTGCAGGAGGCGCTGCGAGCCCAGCAGGGGGCAGAAGATGCATTCAA TCTGATGGTAGCGGTGGATCTCGAACACGAGGTCTTCAAAAGCAGCAAATCCTCCAACTTATACAAAGCTGCTATCGTAAAGAAG GTATCTGAGATGACAAAAGCGGGGGGAGACAAACGACCAGGCGGCAGCGATTTGGGAGGAGCCGAGGCGAAACTCCAAGAGGATGCAGGCTCGTCTTCTTTATATCCCGAGGAGCTGCAGGGATTCACCTCCGCTTCGGAGATCTACTCT ATGAAGCGGAAGCGAGTCGGAGCAGGCTCGAGGGGTTCCTCTACCCACTTCCTCAGCGCCAAGGATCTCCTGAAGCCAGAGCTCGTTCCCAACAGGCAGACGGAAAACGGTGGATTCTTCACCGACCGCTCCGAGGAATCAGACGCCAGAGGGTTCAGAGAGGGAGTCAAAGAGGCGAGAACCGAACCGCCGATCAGAGCCCGAGCCTCGGCTGCCGCTGCCCCTCCGAGCAGCCCGGCAAAAGGAGGCAGAGCGGcgagcaggaagcagcagaagcTGGCCCAAGCCGCGAAGACGTCCTGCGACATTTTGCAGTACTTCGCGAAGAAACAAGCGGCGGAGCGGAGCTGCGAAGGgcgagaggaagaggaggaagcaggTGGTGCTGCGATGGCTCGGGCAGTCGGCGCAGCAGCTCCGGAAGAAAGCGCCAACCGGGAGCAACACGAGAGCAGCCCCGTCACATCGGAGAGCCCCGATCTGATCCTGGTGGAGCCTGAAAGAGAGGTCATCGTTTTATCTGACGAGGAAGAGCAGGAAGAGCAGGAAGTGGACAACTCAAAGCCAGAGCAAGAGACGTGTCAGCAAGAGACGTGTCAGCAAGACACAACGTCCATCACAGA ACAAGAGAacgctgaagaagaagaagctaaCCCTCCTTTAATTCAGGAG GTCACGGGCGACGCAGAAGCGGACAAAGAGCCGTCTCCTCCAGCAAAGCGCCGCCGGCCCGCAGCCGAGCACAGGAGGCGGGTGACATTCAACCCCACTGTGCAGGAGAAGTCCCCGCAGCCGGTCCACGAACCGCCGAAACCCGCCACCCTGAAGGAGGCGGCTGATGTCGTGGTCCATTACCTGGACCCCTTTTACAAACAGGGAAAGTTTGCCACTAAG GAGCTGTTCAAGTCTTTTGCTCGCTACTTGTCCCACCTGCTGGCAGAGGGCGGTAATCAGGGAAAGGACCAAG TTAAAGGTGAAGCCAAAGTTCTCATCAGGAGGTTCTTCAGCAGAGTCCAGCGCTGCGAGAGCGAGGCGGACTGGCAGCACCTCAAAACTCCGGAGAGCAAGGAGTGA